The following proteins come from a genomic window of Corallococcus sp. NCRR:
- a CDS encoding DUF5953 family protein translates to MTTRKRLTVITYAPALSGKDRRALSVVHGMEKAFPGLRLEWEVGEGGHPIALSQRDTWLVEKIEDGGFPVVCNGDESYPVTVWGMESSRRSSAGGQAQFEVHAKLPLDGPVIAAAAALLEAVAEGARSFWGHASPYGYGSEVAQQFRRSADAPEFSPRGLPMLNLPEKCPRPETPSFLGWLNYWSAAAAEVIGFPDPARDAELLSRARRTPSGGWLVQLTETPLDYDNPVHLNALKQAYERFPAIGARSAPLP, encoded by the coding sequence ATGACCACGCGAAAAAGACTCACAGTCATCACCTATGCACCTGCGCTCTCGGGCAAGGACCGCCGCGCTCTGAGCGTTGTGCATGGAATGGAGAAAGCGTTCCCCGGCTTACGCCTGGAATGGGAGGTTGGCGAAGGTGGACACCCCATCGCATTGTCGCAGCGTGACACCTGGCTCGTGGAAAAAATTGAAGACGGTGGCTTTCCGGTCGTGTGTAACGGCGACGAGAGTTACCCCGTGACCGTCTGGGGAATGGAGAGTTCAAGACGCTCCAGCGCTGGCGGCCAAGCCCAATTCGAAGTGCACGCAAAGCTGCCACTGGACGGGCCTGTGATCGCCGCAGCGGCGGCTCTGCTTGAGGCCGTGGCGGAAGGGGCGCGTTCGTTCTGGGGCCACGCGTCGCCGTATGGATACGGCTCGGAAGTCGCCCAGCAGTTCCGCCGCTCGGCGGATGCCCCCGAGTTTTCGCCCCGTGGGCTTCCCATGCTCAACCTTCCCGAAAAGTGCCCCAGGCCGGAGACGCCCTCTTTCCTCGGGTGGCTGAACTACTGGTCCGCTGCCGCAGCGGAGGTCATCGGGTTCCCAGACCCTGCTCGTGATGCCGAGCTGCTCTCGCGGGCGCGTCGCACGCCGTCAGGCGGCTGGCTCGTGCAGCTCACGGAGACACCGCTCGACTACGACAATCCCGTGCACTTGAACGCGCTCAAGCAGGCCTACGAACGTTTTCCAGCCATTGGCGCACGCTCAGCGCCTTTGCCCTGA
- the rdgC gene encoding recombination-associated protein RdgC — protein MPVLRGAVTFSRFRTEPAKDAPSDVKRWMTKGLKSHAFEPIDRRSEEERAAGFVELENPESSEFATGNLFYGEYALFAFRIDTLKVPASMMKSELDKWSAAFAKENGRPPARAEKNKQRAELKQLLRQRAVPRTSTLDVTWNLKTHTVQVWAASRKTVDEICVALEGALAVKVIGITPASMAQRAGIDEKALGPTAELIGMDLPATASVEDAHGEA, from the coding sequence ATGCCTGTCCTACGTGGTGCCGTGACCTTTTCGCGCTTCCGGACCGAGCCGGCCAAGGATGCGCCGTCCGACGTGAAGCGCTGGATGACCAAGGGACTCAAGTCCCATGCGTTCGAGCCCATCGACCGCCGCTCTGAAGAAGAGCGCGCCGCGGGGTTTGTCGAGCTGGAGAACCCGGAGTCGTCCGAGTTCGCCACCGGCAACCTCTTCTATGGGGAGTACGCCCTGTTCGCCTTCCGCATCGACACGCTGAAGGTGCCCGCGTCGATGATGAAGTCGGAGCTGGACAAGTGGTCCGCCGCCTTCGCCAAGGAGAACGGCCGGCCGCCCGCGCGCGCGGAGAAGAACAAGCAGCGCGCGGAGCTCAAGCAGCTCTTGCGTCAGCGCGCGGTGCCGCGCACCAGCACGCTGGACGTGACGTGGAACCTGAAGACGCACACGGTGCAGGTCTGGGCCGCGTCGCGCAAGACGGTGGATGAAATCTGCGTGGCGCTGGAAGGCGCCCTCGCGGTGAAGGTGATTGGCATCACGCCCGCGTCCATGGCGCAGCGCGCGGGCATCGACGAGAAGGCCCTGGGCCCCACGGCGGAGCTCATTGGCATGGACCTGCCGGCGACGGCTTCGGTGGAGGACGCCCATGGCGAGGCGTGA
- the dacB gene encoding D-alanyl-D-alanine carboxypeptidase/D-alanyl-D-alanine endopeptidase, with product MRRALLPASVVALFLSACTHTAATPDGAPRDTLPGVTHALLETLEADGALAGAYVVDARTGEPLFTHRENVRLLPASTMKVVSTSAALSALGADFRFTTPVFLEGSQAGGLFLGDVVAQASGDPSLGSWRFPETALACDRIAEAFQARGIHQWRGNVRISGTDGLDGGMGPGWAWDDAAYAYSAAPTPFVFRENVVDLALARAPGATCADAPSVQWTPTFATLSAVVNVDVNAERANLACVRGGGGVRCTWRSPTGGPCPQAAAVKLSVDAPEALFAACVDDALARHGITRLPLSLEAPTPPMPPMPSPLVELISPPLSELVRVTNKESLNLYAERLGMRFARERTGQEGYTALRTALVAELARRGVPTKDLRPVDGSGLSRYNLASPRGMARVLLTSLQEPYGAALVDSLPVLGVDGTLAGRKTKPSTAGRIRAKTGTLTGQKCFVGVAERPNDKEHPRVVFALMLGNMDEGTKPNANETFDTFSTALVELPLR from the coding sequence ATGCGCCGCGCTCTCCTCCCCGCCAGCGTCGTAGCCCTCTTCCTGTCCGCCTGCACCCACACGGCCGCCACGCCAGACGGCGCCCCACGCGACACCCTGCCCGGGGTGACGCACGCCCTGCTGGAGACTCTGGAAGCGGACGGCGCGCTCGCGGGCGCGTACGTGGTGGACGCGCGCACCGGCGAGCCCCTCTTCACCCACCGCGAGAACGTACGGCTGTTGCCCGCGTCCACCATGAAGGTGGTGTCCACGTCCGCCGCGCTGTCCGCGCTGGGGGCGGACTTCCGCTTCACGACGCCGGTGTTCCTGGAGGGCTCGCAGGCGGGAGGCCTGTTCCTGGGCGACGTGGTGGCGCAGGCGTCCGGAGACCCGTCGCTGGGCTCGTGGCGCTTCCCGGAGACGGCGCTCGCGTGCGACCGCATCGCGGAGGCCTTCCAGGCGCGAGGCATCCACCAGTGGCGCGGCAACGTGCGCATCTCCGGCACGGACGGCCTGGACGGCGGCATGGGCCCGGGCTGGGCCTGGGATGACGCGGCCTATGCCTACAGCGCGGCGCCCACGCCCTTCGTCTTCCGCGAGAACGTGGTGGACCTGGCGCTGGCGCGCGCCCCCGGCGCCACCTGCGCGGACGCGCCCTCCGTCCAGTGGACCCCCACCTTCGCCACGCTGTCCGCGGTGGTGAACGTGGACGTCAACGCCGAGCGCGCGAACCTGGCCTGCGTGCGAGGCGGTGGCGGCGTGCGCTGCACGTGGCGCTCGCCCACGGGCGGGCCCTGCCCCCAGGCCGCCGCGGTGAAGCTGTCCGTGGACGCGCCGGAGGCCCTCTTCGCCGCGTGCGTGGACGACGCGCTGGCGCGGCATGGCATCACGCGGCTGCCGCTGTCCCTGGAGGCCCCCACCCCGCCCATGCCCCCCATGCCGTCACCGCTGGTGGAGTTGATCAGCCCGCCCCTGTCGGAGCTGGTGCGCGTGACGAACAAGGAGAGCCTCAACCTGTACGCGGAGCGGCTGGGCATGCGCTTCGCCCGCGAGCGCACCGGCCAGGAGGGCTACACCGCCCTGCGCACGGCCCTGGTGGCGGAGCTGGCGCGCCGGGGCGTGCCCACCAAGGACCTGCGTCCCGTGGATGGCAGCGGCCTGTCCCGCTACAACCTGGCGTCTCCCCGGGGCATGGCGCGCGTGCTGCTCACCAGCCTCCAGGAGCCGTATGGCGCCGCGCTGGTGGACAGCCTGCCGGTGCTGGGCGTGGACGGGACGTTGGCGGGCCGCAAGACGAAGCCGTCCACCGCGGGCCGCATCCGCGCGAAGACAGGGACGCTCACAGGCCAGAAGTGCTTCGTGGGCGTGGCGGAGCGGCCCAACGACAAGGAGCACCCGCGCGTCGTCTTCGCGCTGATGCTCGGCAACATGGACGAGGGCACGAAGCCCAACGCCAACGAGACCTTCGACACCTTCTCCACCGCCCTGGTGGAGCTGCCCCTGCGATGA
- a CDS encoding prolyl oligopeptidase family serine peptidase, giving the protein MKSRIAVTAAALLLPLVSGAAGKAPAKPAAAEKKPVETAYHGTTVADPYQWMESATDPKVQQWTDAQNAFTRAYLDKLPGREPLRQRISELLSWKSPSYGGLDERGGTLLGLKFQPPKQQPTLIVVGSLDDTSKERVLVDPTVVDTSGKTTIDWFQLSHDGKKVAVSMSKGGTESGDVSVWDVASAKAMPNELVPRVNGGTAGGSLAWNAQGTGFFYTRYPRGEERPPVDREVYQQVYFHTLGTPTEKDTYALGKDFPRIAMTDLESSDDGQYTFARVANGDGGEFDLYLHGPKGTWTQVAKYADKVVSARFGSDGAAYLLSRKDASRGKVLRLPLATPTLDKATVVVPEGKATVQAVVPTKSRLYLLEQLGGPSQLRMVDLTGKELGLVPTLPVSAVGGLVRQGADDLLVVNGSFTQPAAWFRYSAADNKLTKTALARTAPIDMSDVEVVRTEATSKDGTKVPLTILKKKGTKLNGNNPTWLTGYGGFNVSINPGYSPLTGMWLEQGGVFAVANLRGGSEFGEEWHKGGSLTNKQNVFDDFYACAKLLTDQKYTQPKKLAIQGGSNGGLLMGAALTQHPEQYGAVVARVGIYDMLRTELTPNGQFNVTEYGSVKDPEQFKALYGYSPVHRVKDGTKYPPVLFTSGANDPRVDPFHSRKMVARMQAATASPKPILLRANAETGHGMGTPLSARIEEEVDVYSFVFNELGMTYKPNATKKVSAPAPQ; this is encoded by the coding sequence ATGAAGTCCAGAATCGCAGTCACGGCCGCCGCGCTGCTGTTGCCGCTCGTGTCCGGAGCCGCGGGGAAGGCTCCCGCGAAGCCCGCCGCCGCGGAGAAGAAGCCCGTGGAGACGGCCTACCACGGCACCACCGTGGCGGACCCGTACCAGTGGATGGAGTCCGCGACGGATCCGAAGGTGCAGCAGTGGACCGACGCGCAGAACGCCTTCACGCGCGCGTACCTGGACAAGCTCCCGGGCCGCGAGCCCCTGCGCCAGCGCATCTCGGAGCTCCTGTCCTGGAAGTCGCCCTCCTACGGCGGCCTGGACGAGCGGGGCGGCACGCTGCTGGGGCTGAAGTTCCAGCCGCCCAAGCAGCAGCCCACGCTCATCGTGGTGGGCTCGCTGGACGACACGTCGAAGGAGCGCGTGCTGGTGGACCCCACGGTCGTGGACACGTCCGGCAAGACGACCATCGACTGGTTCCAGCTGTCGCACGACGGCAAGAAGGTCGCCGTGTCCATGTCCAAGGGCGGCACGGAGAGCGGTGACGTGAGCGTCTGGGACGTGGCCTCCGCCAAGGCGATGCCCAACGAGCTGGTCCCGCGCGTCAACGGCGGCACGGCGGGCGGCAGCCTCGCGTGGAACGCGCAGGGCACGGGCTTCTTCTACACGCGCTATCCGCGCGGCGAGGAGCGCCCGCCCGTGGACCGCGAGGTGTACCAGCAGGTGTACTTCCACACGCTGGGCACGCCCACGGAGAAGGACACGTACGCGCTGGGCAAGGACTTCCCGCGCATCGCGATGACGGACCTGGAGTCCAGCGACGACGGCCAGTACACCTTCGCGCGCGTGGCCAACGGCGACGGCGGCGAGTTCGACCTGTACCTGCACGGCCCCAAGGGCACCTGGACGCAGGTGGCGAAGTACGCGGACAAGGTGGTGTCGGCGCGCTTCGGCAGCGACGGCGCGGCGTACCTGCTCAGCCGCAAGGACGCGTCGCGCGGCAAGGTGCTGCGCCTGCCGCTGGCCACGCCCACGCTGGACAAGGCGACCGTGGTCGTCCCCGAGGGCAAGGCGACGGTGCAGGCCGTGGTGCCCACGAAGAGCCGCCTGTACCTGCTGGAGCAGTTGGGCGGCCCCTCGCAGCTGCGCATGGTGGACCTGACGGGCAAGGAGCTGGGGCTGGTGCCCACGCTGCCGGTGTCGGCGGTGGGCGGCCTGGTCCGCCAGGGCGCGGACGACCTGCTGGTCGTCAACGGGAGCTTCACCCAGCCGGCCGCGTGGTTCCGCTACTCGGCGGCGGACAACAAGCTCACGAAGACGGCGCTGGCGCGCACGGCGCCCATCGACATGAGCGACGTGGAGGTGGTGCGCACGGAGGCCACGTCCAAGGACGGCACCAAGGTGCCGCTCACCATCCTGAAGAAGAAGGGCACGAAGCTGAACGGGAACAACCCCACGTGGCTCACCGGCTACGGCGGCTTCAACGTGTCCATCAACCCGGGCTACAGCCCGCTGACGGGCATGTGGCTGGAGCAGGGCGGCGTGTTCGCGGTGGCGAACCTGCGCGGCGGCTCGGAGTTCGGCGAGGAGTGGCACAAGGGCGGCTCGCTCACGAACAAGCAGAACGTGTTTGACGACTTCTACGCGTGCGCGAAGCTGCTCACGGACCAGAAGTACACGCAGCCCAAGAAGCTGGCCATCCAGGGCGGCAGCAACGGCGGCCTGCTGATGGGCGCGGCCCTGACGCAGCACCCGGAGCAGTACGGCGCGGTGGTGGCGCGCGTGGGCATCTACGACATGCTGCGCACGGAGCTGACGCCCAACGGCCAGTTCAACGTCACGGAGTACGGCTCGGTGAAGGACCCGGAGCAGTTCAAGGCGCTGTATGGCTATTCGCCGGTGCACCGCGTGAAGGACGGGACGAAGTACCCGCCGGTGCTCTTCACCTCCGGCGCCAATGACCCGCGCGTGGATCCGTTCCACTCGCGCAAGATGGTGGCCCGGATGCAGGCGGCCACGGCGTCCCCCAAGCCCATCCTGCTGCGCGCCAACGCGGAGACGGGCCACGGCATGGGCACGCCGCTGTCCGCGCGCATCGAGGAGGAGGTGGACGTCTACTCCTTCGTCTTCAACGAGCTGGGCATGACGTACAAGCCCAACGCGACGAAGAAGGTCTCCGCGCCCGCGCCGCAGTAG
- a CDS encoding alanine racemase, with product MRRMSSTFLDSLDTPAPLVDLDRVERNLQRVAAYAREHGLRWRPHTKTHKTAELGAMQVAAGASGVTVATVLEAEVMASVSDDVLLAYPPVGARKLARLMALPSRVRLTVALDSHEVLEGLARAARDAGRTVGVLVEVDLGMRRVGLRTPEDVVALARAAASTAGVVFRGLTFYAGHIRVPQAELPAVMQAQSDAVATFVDALKGAGLPPEVVSGGSTPTLWQSHTAKGLTEIRPGLNALNDRNAAVIGACDWTECAYSILATVVSAAVPGQVVIDAGAKALVKEEGLAPGYGVLLDRPDVVVKNLSEEHGLLDVSGTTWRPRIGDRVRVVPNHVCVSVPQHSRLHVVRGDAHVGTWEVSARGW from the coding sequence ATGCGCCGCATGTCCTCGACCTTCCTCGACTCGCTCGACACGCCCGCGCCCCTCGTGGACCTGGACCGCGTGGAGCGGAACCTCCAGCGCGTCGCGGCCTATGCCCGCGAGCATGGCCTGCGCTGGCGCCCCCATACGAAGACGCACAAGACGGCGGAGCTGGGCGCGATGCAGGTCGCGGCGGGAGCCTCTGGCGTCACGGTGGCCACCGTCCTGGAAGCCGAGGTCATGGCGTCCGTGTCCGACGACGTGCTGCTCGCGTATCCGCCGGTGGGTGCGCGCAAGCTGGCGCGGCTGATGGCCCTGCCCTCTCGCGTGCGGCTCACCGTGGCGCTCGACTCCCATGAAGTGCTGGAGGGGCTGGCGCGCGCGGCGCGGGATGCCGGGCGCACCGTGGGCGTGCTCGTGGAGGTGGACCTGGGCATGCGCCGCGTGGGGCTGCGCACTCCGGAGGATGTCGTGGCCCTGGCTCGCGCGGCGGCGTCCACGGCGGGCGTGGTGTTTCGCGGGCTGACCTTCTACGCGGGCCACATCCGCGTCCCCCAGGCGGAGCTGCCCGCGGTGATGCAGGCCCAGTCCGACGCGGTCGCCACGTTCGTGGATGCGCTGAAGGGCGCGGGCCTGCCGCCGGAGGTGGTCAGCGGAGGCTCCACGCCGACGCTCTGGCAATCCCATACCGCGAAGGGCCTCACGGAGATCCGCCCCGGCCTCAACGCGCTCAACGACCGCAACGCCGCCGTCATCGGTGCCTGTGATTGGACGGAGTGCGCGTACTCGATCCTGGCCACCGTGGTGAGCGCCGCCGTGCCGGGCCAGGTGGTCATCGACGCAGGGGCCAAGGCGCTGGTGAAGGAGGAGGGGCTGGCGCCGGGCTATGGCGTCCTGCTGGACCGGCCGGACGTCGTGGTGAAGAACCTGTCGGAGGAGCACGGCCTGCTGGACGTGTCCGGCACGACGTGGCGCCCGCGCATCGGAGACCGGGTGCGCGTGGTGCCCAACCATGTCTGTGTTTCCGTCCCGCAGCATTCCCGGCTGCACGTCGTGCGGGGCGACGCGCACGTGGGCACGTGGGAGGTCTCGGCGCGCGGCTGGTGA
- a CDS encoding right-handed parallel beta-helix repeat-containing protein — protein sequence MHKARGFSVTAAIAALFLGAPAAFAADRESLDARFEQAKPVEVGVDCGDVITQHTRITHDLSCPGTDEPALRIEGEGIVLDLGGHTVRRSSPVQQDTLGIVVTGTSMVRNGTIRGFARGIQTEGVDSLRLHQLTFTGNGTAIYNSFSTTSFLVTNSRFIGNDVGLGSEIDASLGTFDVRSSHFENNRLGIYLDTHDADVLDSTFMGNEVGVYCFAGSVRVRSSTFARNEAVASTTVPIGGRDICNVFRFEDTLIADNASFAPTETPILNVIQLDMINNWIVGNDNGLTAGSFQVYIQGNTFWDNAGGLTLEDTPIVSLPQTGIVRANRFLRNDGDGLRILPASTPTVIGNVAQGNTGWGIHAPTAFDGGGNVARDNGAGNCEGITCAPY from the coding sequence ATGCATAAGGCAAGGGGCTTTTCCGTCACGGCGGCCATCGCCGCGCTGTTCCTGGGAGCACCCGCGGCCTTCGCGGCGGACAGGGAGTCACTCGACGCCCGGTTCGAGCAAGCGAAGCCGGTCGAAGTCGGCGTCGACTGTGGCGACGTCATCACCCAGCACACCCGGATCACGCACGACCTCTCCTGCCCGGGGACGGACGAGCCCGCGCTCCGCATCGAGGGGGAGGGCATCGTCCTGGACCTGGGCGGACACACCGTGCGCCGCTCGAGTCCGGTCCAGCAAGACACCCTGGGCATCGTGGTCACCGGCACCAGCATGGTTCGCAACGGCACGATTCGCGGATTCGCCAGAGGTATCCAGACCGAGGGAGTCGACTCCCTGCGGCTGCACCAGCTCACGTTCACCGGCAACGGCACGGCCATCTACAACTCCTTCTCCACCACCTCCTTCCTCGTTACGAATTCGCGTTTCATCGGCAATGACGTCGGGCTCGGAAGCGAGATCGACGCGTCCCTCGGCACGTTCGACGTGAGGTCGAGCCACTTCGAGAACAACCGCCTTGGCATCTACCTGGACACCCATGATGCCGACGTCCTCGATTCGACCTTCATGGGGAATGAGGTCGGCGTCTACTGCTTCGCCGGCAGTGTCCGCGTCCGTTCGAGCACCTTCGCGCGGAACGAGGCCGTCGCCTCCACGACCGTGCCCATCGGGGGCCGCGACATCTGCAATGTGTTCCGTTTCGAGGACACGCTCATCGCGGACAACGCGTCGTTTGCCCCCACGGAGACGCCCATCTTGAATGTGATTCAGCTCGACATGATCAACAACTGGATCGTGGGCAATGACAATGGGCTTACAGCCGGCTCATTCCAGGTCTACATCCAGGGCAACACCTTCTGGGACAATGCGGGCGGACTGACATTGGAAGACACTCCCATTGTCAGCCTCCCACAGACAGGCATCGTCCGCGCCAACCGGTTCCTGCGGAACGACGGTGACGGCCTCCGCATCCTCCCGGCCAGCACGCCCACCGTGATTGGCAACGTTGCCCAGGGCAACACGGGCTGGGGCATCCATGCGCCCACCGCTTTCGACGGCGGCGGCAACGTCGCGCGGGACAACGGCGCGGGCAACTGCGAGGGCATCACCTGCGCCCCCTACTGA
- a CDS encoding cyclic nucleotide-binding domain-containing protein: protein MSLFARLQALLSAHPSAPAPAAGQTSATSAAPSTAAGAPAETEGAPEPQQPVCTRYLPAGQVVVREGDPGHSMFVVLEGRVAVLRGGETGGNTEVGRLGAGEFFGELALLTGTQRTATIVTVEDAVLLELTQAGVRELGKDYGVKGEQMQVTARERLLADALRSNPLIAALPQEVQHELGDSFVPCTVPAGETLLTRGQPGDALYVLIRGQCEVFHTHNDGRQSAYPKLEEGALFGEISLLRSRLATATVRTVTPCTLLKLERDVFKKAFLGQPDLRGALVRLGLERLKHTMEVMGEAK, encoded by the coding sequence ATGTCCCTGTTCGCGCGCCTGCAGGCCCTGCTGTCCGCCCACCCGTCCGCCCCGGCCCCGGCCGCCGGCCAGACGTCCGCGACCTCCGCCGCGCCCTCGACGGCGGCCGGCGCCCCGGCGGAGACGGAAGGTGCTCCCGAGCCGCAGCAGCCCGTCTGCACACGCTACCTGCCCGCGGGCCAGGTGGTGGTGCGCGAGGGTGACCCGGGACACTCGATGTTCGTGGTGCTGGAGGGCCGCGTCGCGGTGCTGCGCGGCGGCGAGACCGGCGGCAACACGGAGGTCGGCCGCCTGGGGGCCGGCGAGTTCTTCGGGGAGCTGGCGCTGCTCACCGGCACGCAGCGCACCGCCACCATCGTGACGGTGGAGGACGCCGTGCTGCTGGAGCTCACCCAGGCCGGCGTCCGGGAGCTGGGCAAGGACTACGGCGTGAAGGGCGAGCAGATGCAGGTGACTGCCCGGGAGCGCCTGCTCGCGGACGCGCTGCGCAGCAACCCGCTCATCGCCGCCCTGCCCCAGGAGGTGCAGCACGAGCTGGGCGACTCCTTCGTCCCCTGCACCGTCCCCGCCGGAGAGACGCTGCTCACCCGCGGCCAGCCGGGCGACGCGCTCTACGTCCTCATCCGGGGCCAGTGCGAGGTCTTCCACACGCACAACGACGGCCGCCAGTCCGCCTATCCCAAGCTGGAGGAAGGCGCCCTGTTCGGAGAGATCTCCCTGCTGCGCAGCCGGCTGGCCACCGCCACCGTGCGCACCGTGACGCCCTGCACGCTGCTCAAGCTGGAGCGCGACGTGTTCAAGAAGGCCTTCCTGGGCCAGCCCGACCTGCGCGGCGCCCTGGTGCGACTGGGCCTGGAGCGGCTCAAGCACACGATGGAAGTCATGGGCGAAGCGAAGTAG
- a CDS encoding DoxX family protein has product MLQEARTTPWQNVGRGVLGSFMVGAGTGHLSFARAPFQAQVPDWVPMDKDLVVLLSGVVEIGLGLSLLFDKRHRIPLGLGLAAFFAAVFPGNLHQYDKRLSAFGLDTDRKRLVRLFFQPVLMAWALWSTGARKALR; this is encoded by the coding sequence ATGCTTCAGGAAGCCAGGACCACGCCTTGGCAGAACGTGGGACGCGGAGTGTTGGGCTCGTTCATGGTCGGCGCCGGCACGGGCCATCTCTCCTTCGCGCGAGCGCCCTTCCAGGCGCAGGTGCCGGACTGGGTCCCCATGGACAAGGACCTCGTCGTCCTGCTCTCCGGCGTGGTCGAGATCGGCCTCGGATTGTCGCTGCTCTTCGACAAGCGCCACCGGATCCCCCTGGGGCTGGGACTGGCGGCCTTCTTCGCGGCGGTCTTCCCCGGCAACCTGCACCAGTACGACAAGCGCCTCTCCGCGTTCGGTCTGGACACGGACCGCAAGCGCCTGGTCCGGCTCTTCTTCCAGCCCGTGCTGATGGCCTGGGCCTTGTGGTCCACCGGCGCCCGGAAGGCGTTGCGGTAG
- a CDS encoding NUDIX hydrolase: protein MSTLIDPIMRVAYRGAYHLALAWWFVRRPHTEGTLVGVWRGREVLLLQNSYKHAFSLPGGGRHRGESPEETGARELREEVGLHVPASSLRVVSDLRHTDEFKRDLCHFVELELDTEPPLVLDQREVVWARWLDVETALRLPLMPVVRAYLEDAARRR from the coding sequence ATGAGCACCCTGATCGATCCCATCATGCGCGTGGCCTATCGAGGCGCGTATCACCTCGCGCTCGCGTGGTGGTTCGTGCGCCGTCCGCACACGGAGGGCACGCTCGTGGGGGTGTGGCGAGGGCGTGAGGTGCTGTTGTTGCAGAACTCCTACAAGCACGCCTTCTCCCTGCCGGGAGGCGGCCGGCATCGCGGCGAGTCCCCGGAAGAGACAGGCGCGCGGGAGCTGCGCGAAGAGGTGGGCCTGCACGTGCCGGCCTCGAGTCTGCGCGTCGTAAGCGATCTGCGTCACACGGATGAGTTCAAGCGGGACCTGTGTCACTTCGTCGAGCTGGAGCTCGACACCGAGCCCCCGCTGGTGCTCGACCAGCGCGAGGTGGTGTGGGCCCGGTGGCTCGACGTGGAGACCGCGCTGCGCCTGCCGCTCATGCCCGTGGTGCGCGCGTACCTGGAGGACGCCGCGCGGCGGAGGTGA
- a CDS encoding YdeI/OmpD-associated family protein: MNPARGAGQGKVSDRMKAKQELPVVPFASEKAWEKWLEKHHADSPGVWVKLAKLESGIPSVTYAQALEVALCYGWIDGQKDAFDSEYWLQRFTPRKPRSRWSKINCGKVEALVASGRMKPAGLREVESARADGRWEAAYAGAKTIEVPEDLTLALEKNPKAKAFFTTLKSANRYAILFRLHDAKKPETRARRLEKFVAMLEAGETLHG, translated from the coding sequence ATGAACCCGGCGCGAGGCGCGGGGCAGGGAAAGGTGTCGGACCGCATGAAGGCGAAGCAGGAGCTCCCCGTCGTGCCCTTCGCGTCGGAGAAGGCGTGGGAGAAGTGGCTGGAGAAGCATCACGCCGACTCGCCGGGCGTCTGGGTGAAGCTCGCCAAGCTCGAGTCCGGCATCCCCTCCGTGACGTATGCGCAGGCGCTGGAGGTGGCGCTCTGCTACGGCTGGATCGACGGGCAGAAGGACGCGTTCGACTCGGAGTACTGGCTCCAGCGCTTCACGCCGCGCAAGCCGCGCAGCAGGTGGTCGAAGATCAACTGCGGCAAGGTGGAGGCCCTGGTCGCCTCCGGGCGCATGAAGCCCGCGGGCCTGCGCGAGGTGGAGTCCGCGCGCGCGGATGGCCGCTGGGAGGCGGCGTACGCGGGGGCGAAGACCATCGAGGTGCCGGAGGACCTGACGCTCGCGCTGGAGAAGAACCCGAAGGCGAAGGCGTTCTTCACCACGCTCAAGAGCGCCAACCGCTACGCCATCCTCTTCCGGCTCCACGACGCGAAGAAGCCGGAGACGCGGGCGCGGCGGCTGGAGAAGTTCGTCGCGATGCTGGAGGCCGGGGAGACGCTCCACGGCTGA